The following are from one region of the Lepeophtheirus salmonis chromosome 8, UVic_Lsal_1.4, whole genome shotgun sequence genome:
- the LOC121123620 gene encoding uncharacterized protein isoform X38 — protein MGKHHSEEGGGSAGFLKSPSSNSSSTNSSVSSIKSHLEYHNKMCQVLDTVWSEPSSPLIDNRSFFDSLNDPDQLFLLPDSVLAMDSFTFREDVNSIAPNFLNSSETNRSLRLLEDIEGFRLARASDGCRTLWLCDATSDGSNVTPLPPQVESSLPSPAHPKSSSGTPPHPSLSSSTLDKADQMLKSTESLSSKKGVSLRSRSECNREREDRVKRIRELQESDRRRKLEELKQHALSAQKFRLQQELERRRHIEELRLRDTDKRHQVEERKKALEEAERDRRVALLRKNKEREERIEQKRRAQNQMNYAFGSSTPRMIEPRVDSMSDIWGGTRSRSTSSSNVFAQMSQSMYCNRRSAERDPSIEARKQRATSAHGLDRNDGEDLMSQSFSGALATPNAHRRRTDLVPTLTASSRSTTPRSCKSPATSSLTGGDLRKKRARSVTSDREDDTKSTTSNSSSVMSKSMITRRTPAQVKADSAARKAKPPTSKSSTPTHTATHKKIGSKSPSLSGSIKSLDGSVCQDELKSPKNEVFEGQEPNAASNLTENAVGQSSSSLKEGTPPYESKESPSDESAGAISSTGKRIITSEEEAKARLAEKRRQMKEKKEREAELERQRLAELERIENERLEKEEEEERLAMVEAEKLAGEARKVEELRLQKAIEEAERKKEEDRKKQEEEEKLRQEKEEQEKKKQEELSDKLRKEEEERMLRKKRIEEIMSRTRKPNNQNNNSSNNNNNNNINHDPPSHDAKSSESTKNAITVTTTSADESTSSNSNSEPLSSNKNGEHETSPASSSVNKDINNVVVVETTINHRNHSGGDEDNELELTSNNTSLSADNMNNNNINENMQNHHLQENNDSNDNFVKEENAKNSSKTSTTTIVSSSSSPAEKGVIHSFISENNKADIDKNGDISSHPDRDDNTIARMTENNDTRQDLDQIMELSVDSNNDITTKFSPPSTPIIAFEESINVPKQEPPTADLLS, from the exons ATGGGAAAGCATCACTCAGAGGAAGGCGGAGGAAGTGCCGGGTTCCTCAAGTCCCCCTCATCCAACTCCTCCTCCACGAATAGCAGTGTCTCCTCCATCAAAAGTCATTTAGAGtatcataataaaatgtgtCAAGTCCTGGATACGGTGTGGAGTGAGCCCTCGAGTCCCCTTATTGACAATCGTAGTTTCTTTGACTCTCTGAATGATCCGGATCAGCTTTTTCTTCTTCCGGACAGTGTGCTCGCAATGGATAGCTTCACCTTTCGAGAGGATGTCAATTCTATTGCTCccaattttttaa ATTCCTCCGAGACGAATCGCTCCCTTCGTCTCCTTGAAGATATTGAGGGCTTTCGGTTAGCTCGTGCCTCGGATGGCTGTCGTACTCTCTGGCTCT gTGATGCAACCTCGGATGGCTCGAATGTGACTCCACTTCCGCCTCAAGTAGAATCATCATTACCATCCCCTGCTCACCCTAAATCATCTTCTGGTACTCCTCCACATCCATCGCTGTCATCCTCTACTCTAGACAAAGCCGACCAAATGCTAAAATCCACAGAGTCTCTTTCCTCTAAAAAAGGGGTTTCACTGAGAA GTCGAAGTGAATGTAATCGAGAACGAGAGGATCGAGTAAAGCGCATCAGAGAACTACAAGAAAGTGATAGGAGGAGAAAATTGGAGGAGTTAAAACAACAC gcattatCGGCCCAAAAATTTCGTCTGCAACAAGAACTTGAGAGACGAAGGCACATAGAAGAACTTCGATTGCGAGATACAGACAAACGACATCAAGTTGAGGAGCGTAAAAAAGCTCTTGAAGAAGCAGAAAGAGATAGAAGAGTGGCTCTGCTAAGAAAGAATAaa GAACGAGAGGAGAGAATAGAACAAAAAAGACGAGCACAGAATCAAATGAATTACGCGTTTGGAAGTTCAACACCTAGAATGATTGAGCCTAGAGTTGATTCTATGTCAGACATTTGGGGCGGCACGAGGAG tAGGTCAACATCCTCTTCCAATGTTTTTGCTCAAATGAGTCAATCCATGTATTGTAACAGAAGGTCTGCGGAACGAGATCCTTCAATTGAAGCTAGAAAGCAGAGGGCTACGTCTGCACATGGTCTTGATAGAAACGATG GTGAAGATTTGATGAGTCAGTCATTTTCGGGTGCATTAGCCACACCAAATGCTCATCGAAGACGTACAGATCTTGTTCCGACCCTGACAGCTTCTTCTCGATCCACTACACCGAGAAGTTGCAAATCGCCAG CAACATCTTCCCTTACTGGAGGAGATTTACGTAAGAAAAGGGCAAGAAGTGTTACATCCGATCGAGAGGACGATACAAAAAGTACTACCAGTAATTCTTCTTCTGTAATGTCCAAGTCAATGATAACGAGACGAACACCTGCTCAAGTTAAGGCGGATTCAGCAGCAAGGAAAGCTAAG CCACCGACTTCAAAGTCATCCACTCCAACACATACAGCTACTCATAAGAAAATAGGCTCAAAGAGTCCCAGCTTGTCAGGAAGTATCAAGAGCTTAGATGGATCTGTATGTCAAGACGAGCTAAAATCACCAAAGAATGAAGTTTTTGAAGGTCAAGAACCGAATGCTGCTTCGAATTTAACTGAGAATGCTGTAGGTCAAAGTTCATCTTCTTTAAAAGAAGGAACTCCACCTTACGAATCTAAAGAATCCCCCTCTGATGAATCTGCTGGAGCAATTTCCTCCACTGGAAAGCGTATTATCACAAGTGAGGAAGAGGCTAAGGCTCGTTTAGCAGAAAAGAGGAGACAAATGAAGGAGAAGAAGGAACGTGAAGCTGAGTTAGAGCGACAGAGATTAGCAGAACTTGAGAGAATTGAAAACGAGCGACTAGAGAAGGAAGAGGAAGAAGAGCGATTAGCTATGGTCGAAGCTGAAAAACTTGCAGGGGAAGCACGGAAGGTTGAGGAACTCCGTCTTCAGAAGGCAATTGAAGAAGCTGAACGTAAAAAGGAGGAGGATCGTAAgaaacaagaagaagaagaaaaactccGCCAGGAAAAAGAAGagcaagaaaagaaaaagcagGAGGAACTTAGTGACAAATTACGCAAGGAAGAGGAAGAGCGTATGCTTCGTAAAAAACGAATCGAGGAAATCATGTCAAGAACCCGAAAGCCTAACAATCAGAATAATAACAGTAGtaataacaacaacaataataatattaaccatGATCCTCCATCTCATGATGCCAAG agCTCTGAATCGACAAAGAATGCTATTACTGTAACTACTACTTCTGCTGATGAATCCACCTCTTCTAATTCTAATAGTGAACCCCTTTCCTCCAACAAAAATGGAGAGCATGAAACATCCCCTGCATCATCATCTGTTAATAAAGACATTaataatgttgttgttgttgaaacAACCATCAATCATCGGAATCATTCCGGTGGCgatgaagataatgaattaGAACTTACATCCAATAACACTTCTCTTAGTGCGgacaatatgaataataataacataaatgagAACATGCAAAATCATCATcttcaagaaaataatgatagtaATGATAACTTTGTGAAAGAAGAAAATGCAAAGAATTCCTCAAAGACATCCACTACGACGATAGTCTCTTCATCATCCTCTCCTGCAGAGAAAGGAGTCATTCATTCTTTTATATCGGAAAATAACAAAGCCGATATTGATAA AAACGGTGATATTTCATCCCATCCTGATAGAGACGACAATACCATAGCCAGGATGACAGAGAACAACGATACTCGACAAGATCTGGATCAGATCATGGAATTGAGCGTTGATTCTAATAATGATATCACCACCAAATTTTCTCCACCGAGTACTCCTATCATTGCATTCGAAGAAAGTATTAATGTTCCTAAGCAAGAACCTCCAACTGCAG aTTTGTTATCTTGA
- the LOC121123620 gene encoding uncharacterized protein isoform X19 — MGKHHSEEGGGSAGFLKSPSSNSSSTNSSVSSIKSHLEYHNKMCQVLDTVWSEPSSPLIDNRSFFDSLNDPDQLFLLPDSVLAMDSFTFREDVNSIAPNFLNSSETNRSLRLLEDIEGFRLARASDGCRTLWLCDATSDGSNVTPLPPQVESSLPSPAHPKSSSGTPPHPSLSSSTLDKADQMLKSTESLSSKKGVSLRSRSECNREREDRVKRIRELQESDRRRKLEELKQHALSAQKFRLQQELERRRHIEELRLRDTDKRHQVEERKKALEEAERDRRVALLRKNKEREERIEQKRRAQNQMNYAFGSSTPRMIEPRVDSMSDIWGGTRSRSTSSSNVFAQMSQSMYCNRRSAERDPSIEARKQRATSAHGLDRNDGEDLMSQSFSGALATPNAHRRRTDLVPTLTASSRSTTPRSCKSPGLSRENTLHPSRPPSVMSTDSRSSVVSVGGVRMRNTPSRRPRPISIATTGVMSSSMYEKKNAPSPLAARNRQKSTSSLTGGDLRKKRARSVTSDREDDTKSTTSNSSSVMSKSMITRRTPAQVKADSAARKAKPPTSKSSTPTHTATHKKIGSKSPSLSGSIKSLDGSVCQDELKSPKNEVFEGQEPNAASNLTENAVGQSSSSLKEGTPPYESKESPSDESAGAISSTGKRIITSEEEAKARLAEKRRQMKEKKEREAELERQRLAELERIENERLEKEEEEERLAMVEAEKLAGEARKVEELRLQKAIEEAERKKEEDRKKQEEEEKLRQEKEEQEKKKQEELSDKLRKEEEERMLRKKRIEEIMSRTRKPNNQNNNSSNNNNNNNINHDPPSHDAKSSESTKNAITVTTTSADESTSSNSNSEPLSSNKNGEHETSPASSSVNKDINNVVVVETTINHRNHSGGDEDNELELTSNNTSLSADNMNNNNINENMQNHHLQENNDSNDNFVKEENAKNSSKTSTTTIVSSSSSPAEKGVIHSFISENNKADIDKNGDISSHPDRDDNTIARMTENNDTRQDLDQIMELSVDSNNDITTKFSPPSTPIIAFEESINVPKQEPPTADLLS, encoded by the exons ATGGGAAAGCATCACTCAGAGGAAGGCGGAGGAAGTGCCGGGTTCCTCAAGTCCCCCTCATCCAACTCCTCCTCCACGAATAGCAGTGTCTCCTCCATCAAAAGTCATTTAGAGtatcataataaaatgtgtCAAGTCCTGGATACGGTGTGGAGTGAGCCCTCGAGTCCCCTTATTGACAATCGTAGTTTCTTTGACTCTCTGAATGATCCGGATCAGCTTTTTCTTCTTCCGGACAGTGTGCTCGCAATGGATAGCTTCACCTTTCGAGAGGATGTCAATTCTATTGCTCccaattttttaa ATTCCTCCGAGACGAATCGCTCCCTTCGTCTCCTTGAAGATATTGAGGGCTTTCGGTTAGCTCGTGCCTCGGATGGCTGTCGTACTCTCTGGCTCT gTGATGCAACCTCGGATGGCTCGAATGTGACTCCACTTCCGCCTCAAGTAGAATCATCATTACCATCCCCTGCTCACCCTAAATCATCTTCTGGTACTCCTCCACATCCATCGCTGTCATCCTCTACTCTAGACAAAGCCGACCAAATGCTAAAATCCACAGAGTCTCTTTCCTCTAAAAAAGGGGTTTCACTGAGAA GTCGAAGTGAATGTAATCGAGAACGAGAGGATCGAGTAAAGCGCATCAGAGAACTACAAGAAAGTGATAGGAGGAGAAAATTGGAGGAGTTAAAACAACAC gcattatCGGCCCAAAAATTTCGTCTGCAACAAGAACTTGAGAGACGAAGGCACATAGAAGAACTTCGATTGCGAGATACAGACAAACGACATCAAGTTGAGGAGCGTAAAAAAGCTCTTGAAGAAGCAGAAAGAGATAGAAGAGTGGCTCTGCTAAGAAAGAATAaa GAACGAGAGGAGAGAATAGAACAAAAAAGACGAGCACAGAATCAAATGAATTACGCGTTTGGAAGTTCAACACCTAGAATGATTGAGCCTAGAGTTGATTCTATGTCAGACATTTGGGGCGGCACGAGGAG tAGGTCAACATCCTCTTCCAATGTTTTTGCTCAAATGAGTCAATCCATGTATTGTAACAGAAGGTCTGCGGAACGAGATCCTTCAATTGAAGCTAGAAAGCAGAGGGCTACGTCTGCACATGGTCTTGATAGAAACGATG GTGAAGATTTGATGAGTCAGTCATTTTCGGGTGCATTAGCCACACCAAATGCTCATCGAAGACGTACAGATCTTGTTCCGACCCTGACAGCTTCTTCTCGATCCACTACACCGAGAAGTTGCAAATCGCCAG gcttGAGTCGTGAAAACACCCTGCATCCGTCTAGACCTCCGAGTGTGATGAGCACGGATTCCCGTTCTAGTGTTGTTAGCGTGGGGGGTGTACGAATGAGAAACACACCTTCCAGACGTCCACGTCCAATTTCCATTGCTACTACTGGAGTTATGTCCTCATCTATGTATGAGAAAAAAAACGCACCATCACCTTTGGCAGCTAGAAATCGACAAAAAT CAACATCTTCCCTTACTGGAGGAGATTTACGTAAGAAAAGGGCAAGAAGTGTTACATCCGATCGAGAGGACGATACAAAAAGTACTACCAGTAATTCTTCTTCTGTAATGTCCAAGTCAATGATAACGAGACGAACACCTGCTCAAGTTAAGGCGGATTCAGCAGCAAGGAAAGCTAAG CCACCGACTTCAAAGTCATCCACTCCAACACATACAGCTACTCATAAGAAAATAGGCTCAAAGAGTCCCAGCTTGTCAGGAAGTATCAAGAGCTTAGATGGATCTGTATGTCAAGACGAGCTAAAATCACCAAAGAATGAAGTTTTTGAAGGTCAAGAACCGAATGCTGCTTCGAATTTAACTGAGAATGCTGTAGGTCAAAGTTCATCTTCTTTAAAAGAAGGAACTCCACCTTACGAATCTAAAGAATCCCCCTCTGATGAATCTGCTGGAGCAATTTCCTCCACTGGAAAGCGTATTATCACAAGTGAGGAAGAGGCTAAGGCTCGTTTAGCAGAAAAGAGGAGACAAATGAAGGAGAAGAAGGAACGTGAAGCTGAGTTAGAGCGACAGAGATTAGCAGAACTTGAGAGAATTGAAAACGAGCGACTAGAGAAGGAAGAGGAAGAAGAGCGATTAGCTATGGTCGAAGCTGAAAAACTTGCAGGGGAAGCACGGAAGGTTGAGGAACTCCGTCTTCAGAAGGCAATTGAAGAAGCTGAACGTAAAAAGGAGGAGGATCGTAAgaaacaagaagaagaagaaaaactccGCCAGGAAAAAGAAGagcaagaaaagaaaaagcagGAGGAACTTAGTGACAAATTACGCAAGGAAGAGGAAGAGCGTATGCTTCGTAAAAAACGAATCGAGGAAATCATGTCAAGAACCCGAAAGCCTAACAATCAGAATAATAACAGTAGtaataacaacaacaataataatattaaccatGATCCTCCATCTCATGATGCCAAG agCTCTGAATCGACAAAGAATGCTATTACTGTAACTACTACTTCTGCTGATGAATCCACCTCTTCTAATTCTAATAGTGAACCCCTTTCCTCCAACAAAAATGGAGAGCATGAAACATCCCCTGCATCATCATCTGTTAATAAAGACATTaataatgttgttgttgttgaaacAACCATCAATCATCGGAATCATTCCGGTGGCgatgaagataatgaattaGAACTTACATCCAATAACACTTCTCTTAGTGCGgacaatatgaataataataacataaatgagAACATGCAAAATCATCATcttcaagaaaataatgatagtaATGATAACTTTGTGAAAGAAGAAAATGCAAAGAATTCCTCAAAGACATCCACTACGACGATAGTCTCTTCATCATCCTCTCCTGCAGAGAAAGGAGTCATTCATTCTTTTATATCGGAAAATAACAAAGCCGATATTGATAA AAACGGTGATATTTCATCCCATCCTGATAGAGACGACAATACCATAGCCAGGATGACAGAGAACAACGATACTCGACAAGATCTGGATCAGATCATGGAATTGAGCGTTGATTCTAATAATGATATCACCACCAAATTTTCTCCACCGAGTACTCCTATCATTGCATTCGAAGAAAGTATTAATGTTCCTAAGCAAGAACCTCCAACTGCAG aTTTGTTATCTTGA
- the LOC121123620 gene encoding uncharacterized protein isoform X37 has translation MGKHHSEEGGGSAGFLKSPSSNSSSTNSSVSSIKSHLEYHNKMCQVLDTVWSEPSSPLIDNRSFFDSLNDPDQLFLLPDSVLAMDSFTFREDVNSIAPNFLNSSETNRSLRLLEDIEGFRLARASDGCRTLWLCDATSDGSNVTPLPPQVESSLPSPAHPKSSSGTPPHPSLSSSTLDKADQMLKSTESLSSKKGVSLRNQTSEAWFLFDDEDSEGRSECNREREDRVKRIRELQESDRRRKLEELKQHALSAQKFRLQQELERRRHIEELRLRDTDKRHQVEERKKALEEAERDRRVALLRKNKEREERIEQKRRAQNQMNYAFGSSTPRMIEPRVDSMSDIWGGTRSRSTSSSNVFAQMSQSMYCNRRSAERDPSIEARKQRATSAHGLDRNDGEDLMSQSFSGALATPNAHRRRTDLVPTLTASSRSTTPRSCKSPATSSLTGGDLRKKRARSVTSDREDDTKSTTSNSSSVMSKSMITRRTPAQVKADSAARKAKPPTSKSSTPTHTATHKKIGSKSPSLSGSIKSLDGSVCQDELKSPKNEVFEGQEPNAASNLTENAVGQSSSSLKEGTPPYESKESPSDESAGAISSTGKRIITSEEEAKARLAEKRRQMKEKKEREAELERQRLAELERIENERLEKEEEEERLAMVEAEKLAGEARKVEELRLQKAIEEAERKKEEDRKKQEEEEKLRQEKEEQEKKKQEELSDKLRKEEEERMLRKKRIEEIMSRTRKPNNQNNNSSNNNNNNNINHDPPSHDAKSSESTKNAITVTTTSADESTSSNSNSEPLSSNKNGEHETSPASSSVNKDINNVVVVETTINHRNHSGGDEDNELELTSNNTSLSADNMNNNNINENMQNHHLQENNDSNDNFVKEENAKNSSKTSTTTIVSSSSSPAEKGVIHSFISENNKADIDKNGDISSHPDRDDNTIARMTENNDTRQDLDQIMELSVDSNNDITTKFSPPSTPIIAFEESINVPKQEPPTADLLS, from the exons ATGGGAAAGCATCACTCAGAGGAAGGCGGAGGAAGTGCCGGGTTCCTCAAGTCCCCCTCATCCAACTCCTCCTCCACGAATAGCAGTGTCTCCTCCATCAAAAGTCATTTAGAGtatcataataaaatgtgtCAAGTCCTGGATACGGTGTGGAGTGAGCCCTCGAGTCCCCTTATTGACAATCGTAGTTTCTTTGACTCTCTGAATGATCCGGATCAGCTTTTTCTTCTTCCGGACAGTGTGCTCGCAATGGATAGCTTCACCTTTCGAGAGGATGTCAATTCTATTGCTCccaattttttaa ATTCCTCCGAGACGAATCGCTCCCTTCGTCTCCTTGAAGATATTGAGGGCTTTCGGTTAGCTCGTGCCTCGGATGGCTGTCGTACTCTCTGGCTCT gTGATGCAACCTCGGATGGCTCGAATGTGACTCCACTTCCGCCTCAAGTAGAATCATCATTACCATCCCCTGCTCACCCTAAATCATCTTCTGGTACTCCTCCACATCCATCGCTGTCATCCTCTACTCTAGACAAAGCCGACCAAATGCTAAAATCCACAGAGTCTCTTTCCTCTAAAAAAGGGGTTTCACTGAGAA accaaACATCTGAGGCttggtttttatttgatgacGAAGACTCTGAAG GTCGAAGTGAATGTAATCGAGAACGAGAGGATCGAGTAAAGCGCATCAGAGAACTACAAGAAAGTGATAGGAGGAGAAAATTGGAGGAGTTAAAACAACAC gcattatCGGCCCAAAAATTTCGTCTGCAACAAGAACTTGAGAGACGAAGGCACATAGAAGAACTTCGATTGCGAGATACAGACAAACGACATCAAGTTGAGGAGCGTAAAAAAGCTCTTGAAGAAGCAGAAAGAGATAGAAGAGTGGCTCTGCTAAGAAAGAATAaa GAACGAGAGGAGAGAATAGAACAAAAAAGACGAGCACAGAATCAAATGAATTACGCGTTTGGAAGTTCAACACCTAGAATGATTGAGCCTAGAGTTGATTCTATGTCAGACATTTGGGGCGGCACGAGGAG tAGGTCAACATCCTCTTCCAATGTTTTTGCTCAAATGAGTCAATCCATGTATTGTAACAGAAGGTCTGCGGAACGAGATCCTTCAATTGAAGCTAGAAAGCAGAGGGCTACGTCTGCACATGGTCTTGATAGAAACGATG GTGAAGATTTGATGAGTCAGTCATTTTCGGGTGCATTAGCCACACCAAATGCTCATCGAAGACGTACAGATCTTGTTCCGACCCTGACAGCTTCTTCTCGATCCACTACACCGAGAAGTTGCAAATCGCCAG CAACATCTTCCCTTACTGGAGGAGATTTACGTAAGAAAAGGGCAAGAAGTGTTACATCCGATCGAGAGGACGATACAAAAAGTACTACCAGTAATTCTTCTTCTGTAATGTCCAAGTCAATGATAACGAGACGAACACCTGCTCAAGTTAAGGCGGATTCAGCAGCAAGGAAAGCTAAG CCACCGACTTCAAAGTCATCCACTCCAACACATACAGCTACTCATAAGAAAATAGGCTCAAAGAGTCCCAGCTTGTCAGGAAGTATCAAGAGCTTAGATGGATCTGTATGTCAAGACGAGCTAAAATCACCAAAGAATGAAGTTTTTGAAGGTCAAGAACCGAATGCTGCTTCGAATTTAACTGAGAATGCTGTAGGTCAAAGTTCATCTTCTTTAAAAGAAGGAACTCCACCTTACGAATCTAAAGAATCCCCCTCTGATGAATCTGCTGGAGCAATTTCCTCCACTGGAAAGCGTATTATCACAAGTGAGGAAGAGGCTAAGGCTCGTTTAGCAGAAAAGAGGAGACAAATGAAGGAGAAGAAGGAACGTGAAGCTGAGTTAGAGCGACAGAGATTAGCAGAACTTGAGAGAATTGAAAACGAGCGACTAGAGAAGGAAGAGGAAGAAGAGCGATTAGCTATGGTCGAAGCTGAAAAACTTGCAGGGGAAGCACGGAAGGTTGAGGAACTCCGTCTTCAGAAGGCAATTGAAGAAGCTGAACGTAAAAAGGAGGAGGATCGTAAgaaacaagaagaagaagaaaaactccGCCAGGAAAAAGAAGagcaagaaaagaaaaagcagGAGGAACTTAGTGACAAATTACGCAAGGAAGAGGAAGAGCGTATGCTTCGTAAAAAACGAATCGAGGAAATCATGTCAAGAACCCGAAAGCCTAACAATCAGAATAATAACAGTAGtaataacaacaacaataataatattaaccatGATCCTCCATCTCATGATGCCAAG agCTCTGAATCGACAAAGAATGCTATTACTGTAACTACTACTTCTGCTGATGAATCCACCTCTTCTAATTCTAATAGTGAACCCCTTTCCTCCAACAAAAATGGAGAGCATGAAACATCCCCTGCATCATCATCTGTTAATAAAGACATTaataatgttgttgttgttgaaacAACCATCAATCATCGGAATCATTCCGGTGGCgatgaagataatgaattaGAACTTACATCCAATAACACTTCTCTTAGTGCGgacaatatgaataataataacataaatgagAACATGCAAAATCATCATcttcaagaaaataatgatagtaATGATAACTTTGTGAAAGAAGAAAATGCAAAGAATTCCTCAAAGACATCCACTACGACGATAGTCTCTTCATCATCCTCTCCTGCAGAGAAAGGAGTCATTCATTCTTTTATATCGGAAAATAACAAAGCCGATATTGATAA AAACGGTGATATTTCATCCCATCCTGATAGAGACGACAATACCATAGCCAGGATGACAGAGAACAACGATACTCGACAAGATCTGGATCAGATCATGGAATTGAGCGTTGATTCTAATAATGATATCACCACCAAATTTTCTCCACCGAGTACTCCTATCATTGCATTCGAAGAAAGTATTAATGTTCCTAAGCAAGAACCTCCAACTGCAG aTTTGTTATCTTGA